A section of the Centropristis striata isolate RG_2023a ecotype Rhode Island chromosome 7, C.striata_1.0, whole genome shotgun sequence genome encodes:
- the ankle2 gene encoding ankyrin repeat and LEM domain-containing protein 2, producing the protein MEAVLSRLRGLSADELREEFVRADLKCGPITATTRATFERKLARVLAGPESSATETDNSSSASVSSNAASVADHAKPVSCATLGVAPTTAGTSRNPPGAANEELDFGYGVGLNPPDEDEISVKTASSSCTQGSNSQFKTETPSKLAQVSPTFYYGVCPLWEDVLARNERAHVYTDKKDALQAVKMMKGARFKAFPNREDAEKFAKGICDYFPSPNKSIPCVSPVKPGLVVSKDNMEVDTINRERANSFKSPRTQDLTAKLRKAVEKGDEMAFSELVWSNPRYLIGSGDNPTIVQEGCRYNVMHVAAKENQAGIAQLMLDTLENPEFMRLMYPDDQEVMLQKRIRYIVDLYLNTPDKAGFETPLHFACKFGCPDVVDVLCSHPDIDKNCKNKDGQKPCDLICSRKNKTQEVKQKISDYLEDRCFIPLLRATDNTSQPVIGGLWSPESSESFSLIEHRRSPMDPMMTVTAFAGPLSPSKANDFRRSWKTPPRDRAEVFHHILKSDPDRGAERVGRNLAHEMGHPWAEYWDFLDSFVDLSSTEGLRKLDEYLSKKDFSPRTHEEAGENETSNRFKTPSPGKPKKFCNSISVGAFLDEGDDISLEEMKNRQNAALTSITSSAASKDCLKGAVGGREFHILPIALHHRGADLIETAAEQDLLCCCDDGLLSPGVVCKNGVCSSSRDRTHNGDKVAPRTSPSSSCLLSPISNLMVEFERMSLQEPLDSPTSCRERRSSGGSRHREVRDSYSSSSATDLSSGVNRLSLGHSSQDGESMEGPGWRTEGGGTEERRSSGSSEEYFEAEESLEVLGRTRGSGSGGRNFCARSKSWDHGGRDLSSSGSSGSSYKSLDNSNEFLPRTPPHIRRGLFIDGDSPSKLDREVLAAIEGLDIDSQKYPSIQKWKSTMKSYSTSDMQSWPSPAVVKPQLRIRHQTPGSPVSGLMSPTGRFSPARHAASPDFSPSRYSPANASYIQRIRLKHLNEPPI; encoded by the exons ATGGAGGCGGTTCTGAGCAGGCTGAGGGGGCTAAGTGCTGATGAACTGCGTGAGGAGTTTGTCCGAGCAGACCTCAAGTGCGGCCCTATCACAGCCACCACCCGAGCCACCTTTGAGAGGAAGTTAGCCCGAGTCTTGGCTGGGCCGGAGAGCAGTGCCACTGAAACGGACAACAGCTCTTCGGCAAGCGTCTCGAGCAATGCGGCCTCTGTTGCTGATCATGCCAAACCTGTGTCATGTGCCACCTTAGGAGTTGCACCCACCACTGCTGGAACAAGCAGGAACCCCCCTGGGGCTGCCAACGAAGAGTTAGACTTTGGTTATGGTGTGGGTCTCAACCCTCCAGACGAAGACGAGATTTCAGTAAAGACGGCCTCAAGCAGCTGTACGCAAGGCAGTAACTCTCAGTtcaaaacagaaaccccttcaAAGCTGGCACAAGTGTCCCCAACCTTTTATTATGGAGTATGTCCACTGTGGGAGGATGTTTTGGCTAGAAATG AGAGAGCACATGTATACACCGATAAGAAAGATGCCCTTCAAGCTGTTAAGATGATGAAGGGAGCCCGCTTCAAAGCCTTTCCCAACCGCGAGGACGCTGAGAAGTTTGCGAAGGGGATCTGTGACTATTTCCCCTCTCCCAACAAATCTATACCCTGTGTATCTCCTGTGAAACCGGGCTTGGTCGTTAGTAAAG ACAACATGGAGGTTGATACCATCAACCGGGAGCGGGCAAACAGTTTCAAGAGCCCGCGCACCCAAGACCTGACGGCCAAACTGAGGAAAGCTGTGGAGAAAGGCGACGAGATGGCCTTCAGTGAGCTGGTCTGGAGCAACCCACGCTATCTCATTGGCTCAGGGGATAATCCCACTATTGTGCAG GAGGGCTGCCGGTACAACGTAATGCACGTGGCAGCCAAGGAGAACCAGGCAGGAATCGCTCAGCTGATGCTGGACACCTTGGAAAACCCAGAGTTTATGCGCCTCATGTATCCAGACGACCAGGAAGTTATGCTGCAGAAACGTATCCGATACATTGTAGATCTTTACCTCAACACTCCAGATAAGGCT GGCTTTGAAACACCGCTCCACTTTGCCTGTAAGTTTGGATGCCCAGACGTGGTCGATGTCCTCTGCTCGCATCCTGACATAGATAAGAACTGCAAGAACAAGGATGGCCAAAAGCCTTGTGAT CTTATTtgtagcagaaaaaataaaacccaaGAAGTGAAACAGAAGATAAGTGATTATTTGGAGG ATCGCTGCTTTATCCCTTTGCTGAGGGCAACCGACAACACCTCTCAACCAGTTATTGGTGGTCTGTGGTCACCTGAGTCCTCAGAAAGCTTCTCACTGATCGAGCATAGGAGAAGCCCTATGGATCCCATGATGACCGTCACGGCTTTCGCTGGCCCACTGAGTCCTTCTAAAGCAA ATGATTTTCGTCGGTCCTGGaagacaccacccagagacagGGCAGAGGTTTTCCACCACATTCTGAAGTCTGATCCTGACCGCGGGGCAGAAAGAGTGGGCAG AAACCTGGCTCATGAGATGGGCCACCCATGGGCTGAGTACTGGGACTTTTTGGACAGTTTTGTGGATCTGTCATCTACTGAGGGGCTCCGCAAGCTGGACGAGTACCTCAGCAAGAAGGATTTCAGCCCGCGGACTCATGAAGAGGCTGGAGAGAACGAGACCAGCAACAGGTTCAAAACCCCCTCTCCAG GCAAGCCCAAAAAGTTCTGCAACTCCATCTCTGTTGGTGCCTTCCTGGATGAGGGTGATGACATCAGCCTTGAGGAGATGAAGAACCGGCAGAACGCAGCACTCACCAGCATCACATCCTCTGCTGCATCCAAGGACTGCCTGAAGGGAGCAGTGGGTGGCCGCGAGTTCCACATCCTGCCTATTGCACTGCACCACCGCGGGGCTGACCTGATCGAGACAGCAGCTGAGCAGGACCTGCTGTGCTGCTGCGACGACGGCCTTCTGTCACCTGGCGTCGTCTGCAAAAACGGCGTGTGCTCCTCCTCCAGAGATAGGACTCACAATGGAGACAAGGTGGCTCCTcgcacctctccgtcctcctcctgcTTGCTGTCGCCCATCTCCAACCTCATGGTGGAATTTGAGCGCATGTCACTGCAAGAGCCGCTGGACAGCCCAACCAGCTGCAGGGAGCGAAGGAGCAGTGGCGGGAGCCGTCACAGAGAGGTCCGGGACTCCTACAGCTCCTCCTCAGCCACAGACCTCAGCTCTGGGGTGAACCGCCTGTCTCTCGGTCACAGCAGTCAGGATGGTGAGAGCATGGAGGGGCCAGGCTGGAgaacagagggaggagggacgGAGGAGAGGCGCAGCAGTGGCAGCTCAGAGGAGTATTTTGAAGCAGAGGAGAGTCTGGAGGTGCTGGGCAGGACTAGGGGGTCAGGATCAGGGGGGCGCAACTTCTGTGCCAGGTCCAAGTCATGGGACCATGGGGGGAGGGACCTGAGCAGCTCAGGATCCTCTGGGTCCTCCTATAAGTCGCTAGATAACTCCAATGAGTTCCTACCCAGGACCCCACCGCACATCAGAAGAGGACTTTTCATTGACGG GGATTCGCCGTCCAAGTTGGACAGAGAGGTCTTGGCAGCAATAGAGGGCTTAGACATCGATTCCCAGAAGTATCCCAGCATTCAGAAGTGGAAGAGCACAATGAAGTCGTACTCAACATCAGACATGCAGAG